Within Anaerobranca gottschalkii DSM 13577, the genomic segment TATGGATACTTTCATTAAGAGAAGTAAAATTTTACGTTCAATAAGAAATTATCTAGAAAACTTAGGTTTTTATGAAGTAGAAACTCCGATGATGCATCCTGTAGTAGGAGGAGCTTCTGCTAGACCTTTTATTACCCATCATAACACTTTAGATATGGATTTATATTTAAGGATAGCCCCTGAACTATATTTAAAGCGTTTAATTGTCGGTGGTTTTGAAAAGGTCTTTGAAATAAATAGAAACTTTAGAAATGAAGGTATATCTACAAAGCATAATCCTGAATTTACAATGATGGAGCTATATCAAGCATATGCAGATTATAAAGATATGATGGAAATTACTGAAAATTTAGTAGCTCATGTAGCAAAGGAAGTTTTAGGTACTACCTTAATAGAGTATCAAGGTGAAAAAATTGATCTTTCTCCACCATGGCGAAGGGCAACTATGACTGACTTAGTTAAAGAGTATACTGGTATAGATTTTTTAACTTTGAATGATGAAGAAGCCCTTAAAATAGCTAGAGAAAAAGGATTAGATACGGAAAATGGTAACTGGACATGGGGTAAGATTGTTAACTGGTTCTTTGAGGAATATGTCGAAAGTAAGTTAATTCAACCAATTTTTGTTATTGGGCATCCTAAAGACATTTCTCCTTTAGCCAAAGCTCAGAAAGAAGATCCCAGATTAACTTATAGATTTGAAGGTTTTATATATGCAAGGGAGTTGTGTAATGCTTTTTCTGAGTTAAATGACCCCATCGACCAAAGAGAAAGGTTCGAAAACCAAGTAAAAGAAAGGGAAGCAGGAGATGACGAAGCTCATATGATGGATGAGGACTTTGTTACTGCCCTTGAATATGGTATGCCTCCTACAGGAGGACTAGGGATAGGTATAGATAGGCTGGTAATGCTTCTCACTAATAGTAGCTCAATTAGAGATGTTTTATTATTCCCTACTTTAAAGAGGAGAGATTAAGATTTATATTAAAAAGGAAGAAGGGTAAAATTGACCCTTTCTTCCTTATATAATTTTTTTATAATATAATTAGTCCTTAAATCTATCTCCTCGACTTA encodes:
- the lysS gene encoding lysine--tRNA ligase, encoding MELNELQKIRREKLAKLYEQGIEPYGEKYEPTHKTSEILEGFEALEGQEVKIAGRIMAKRGHGKAGFLNIKDFNGQVQVYGRKDVLGDENYQLFESLDVGDIIGVQGIVFKTQKGEISVKANNITMLAKSLQPLPEKWHGLKDVELRYRQRYVDLIINEDVMDTFIKRSKILRSIRNYLENLGFYEVETPMMHPVVGGASARPFITHHNTLDMDLYLRIAPELYLKRLIVGGFEKVFEINRNFRNEGISTKHNPEFTMMELYQAYADYKDMMEITENLVAHVAKEVLGTTLIEYQGEKIDLSPPWRRATMTDLVKEYTGIDFLTLNDEEALKIAREKGLDTENGNWTWGKIVNWFFEEYVESKLIQPIFVIGHPKDISPLAKAQKEDPRLTYRFEGFIYARELCNAFSELNDPIDQRERFENQVKEREAGDDEAHMMDEDFVTALEYGMPPTGGLGIGIDRLVMLLTNSSSIRDVLLFPTLKRRD